The genome window TTGCCGAGTTCGCTCAAGGGCTGAATCACCACCAGCGGGCCGCCTTCGTTGCCGGCCCCGGCGTGGAAAATCCCGCCAGTACGAGATCCCCAGCGCGTAACGACTGCCAACATCTATTGTCAATCACTGGCCGAAGCGACAGGGCTTATGACAGTTCCAGCACCGATCTGCCGGTCCCGCGCAACACCGGCTCCACGGGCAGCGCCCGGATGCCTTGCCGGACTGGGAACTCCCGTTCCCCATGGTGCAGGACGACTCCCTCGTGGATGGCGCCGTCGTCCAGGGCCTGAGCGAGGCCTGCCGCATCCCGAGAACCAATGGCCGCCGCCAGCTTGATCTCGACCCCGATCCGCCGGTCCCCACGGTCAATGATCAAGTCCACTTCGGAGCCCGAGTGGGTGCGGTGAAACCAAAAGCGGCTCGAAGGACACTCCAGCGACTCCAAGGCAACCATGTTCTCAAGGACGAACCCCTCCCACGACCCTCCCCGCTGCGCACTCCGCTTCAATGCTTCGACATCACGCACGCCCAGCAGGTGGTGCAGTAGACCGCTGTCCCGGACATACACCTTCGGCGCCTTGACGAGCCGCTTCCCGAGATTGGCGTGGTACGGCCGCAGCCGGCGGACGAGGAAATGCGCCTCGAACAGGTCCAGAAGATTGAGGAGCGTGTGATGGGTGATTCCCAGAGCCCGCCTCAGGCTCGAGGCGTTCAGCAGACCGCCCTGCTGTCCGGCCAGCATCGCCAGCAGGGTGTGGCACTGGATTGGGGACTGTTTGGTACCGAACTGGGCCATGTCCCGCTCGACGAACGTCCGCACGTATTGATCC of Verrucomicrobiia bacterium contains these proteins:
- a CDS encoding DUF4143 domain-containing protein; protein product: MRSPPTAACSPGSRVGTPDFPPPLILDEVHRLPEILTILRGRVDEDQRRNGQSFLLGSVNPALIRDVSESLAGRVGMVELTPFLAAEVPNVAIESLWHRGGFPDALFADSDAAWEDWEDQYVRTFVERDMAQFGTKQSPIQCHTLLAMLAGQQGGLLNASSLRRALGITHHTLLNLLDLFEAHFLVRRLRPYHANLGKRLVKAPKVYVRDSGLLHHLLGVRDVEALKRSAQRGGSWEGFVLENMVALESLECPSSRFWFHRTHSGSEVDLIIDRGDRRIGVEIKLAAAIGSRDAAGLAQALDDGAIHEGVVLHHGEREFPVRQGIRALPVEPVLRGTGRSVLELS